A genomic window from Streptomyces mirabilis includes:
- a CDS encoding NADH-ubiquinone oxidoreductase-F iron-sulfur binding region domain-containing protein: MNEALPDVPEVRVVGLPQLTSGFDLVERLDLPMHLKVHGPLEPMGGEQLAGLAEAIGLKGRGGAGFPFAKKLRSVAESAISKGIRPVVVVNGSEDEPACRKDTVLINRAPHLILDGALLAAEAMGARTLVIGVTRESTQRSMEAALAERGLSDRRGSPLRARVQRNPVRMVTGAAASLIRSIDGGPAIPPGRKISASQSGVGGAPTLLSNAETYAQLAIAARIGPDRYRNTGLYDEPGTVMLTISGAVARPMVIEVPTGVPLRYVLQLAGAPPMPQGVLTGGYHGKWLDAATVNEAIVSRNSLDAVGGALGAGAILPITQETCPLGESLRVAQWLAEESAGQCGPCYLGLPAAARGLEDILNGGGPAALEAVKQVAKAVKRRGACSHPDGSAMFIESTIKAFTDDLAAHVLGNGCGRPVEGVLPLFEGGQLPTGIPGGQAVEEAGPSRQKIFVDWTLCRGHGLCADILPEVFELGADGFPTVAQAQVPRYAEAKALRAVRRCPALALRIEEDSRSSAPARNNLPVLSQRRGRRALGSGR; encoded by the coding sequence GTGAACGAGGCCCTGCCCGACGTCCCGGAGGTCCGCGTCGTCGGGCTTCCGCAGCTCACGTCGGGCTTCGACCTGGTTGAACGGCTCGATCTGCCCATGCACCTCAAGGTGCACGGGCCGCTCGAGCCGATGGGCGGTGAACAGCTCGCGGGCCTCGCCGAGGCGATCGGCCTGAAGGGCCGCGGCGGCGCGGGCTTCCCCTTCGCCAAGAAACTGCGCTCGGTCGCCGAGTCGGCCATCAGCAAGGGCATCCGACCCGTCGTGGTCGTCAATGGAAGTGAGGACGAACCCGCCTGCCGCAAGGACACGGTGCTCATCAACCGTGCCCCGCACCTCATCCTGGACGGCGCCCTGCTGGCCGCGGAGGCCATGGGTGCCCGCACCCTGGTCATCGGGGTGACCCGCGAGTCGACCCAGCGGTCCATGGAGGCCGCGCTGGCCGAGCGCGGCCTCAGCGACCGGCGCGGATCGCCGCTCCGCGCGCGCGTGCAACGCAATCCGGTGCGGATGGTGACCGGAGCGGCCGCTTCGCTCATCCGCTCCATCGACGGCGGCCCGGCCATCCCGCCGGGTCGCAAGATCAGCGCGTCGCAGAGCGGCGTCGGCGGCGCGCCCACCCTGCTGTCGAACGCCGAGACGTACGCGCAGCTGGCCATCGCCGCCCGTATCGGCCCCGACCGCTACCGCAACACCGGTCTGTACGACGAGCCCGGCACCGTCATGCTCACCATCTCCGGGGCGGTCGCCCGCCCCATGGTGATCGAGGTCCCCACCGGTGTGCCGCTGCGTTACGTGCTCCAGCTGGCCGGCGCCCCGCCGATGCCGCAGGGCGTGCTGACCGGCGGCTACCACGGCAAGTGGCTGGACGCGGCGACGGTCAACGAGGCGATCGTCTCGCGCAACTCCCTGGACGCGGTGGGCGGCGCGCTCGGCGCCGGCGCGATCCTCCCGATCACCCAGGAGACGTGCCCGCTGGGCGAGTCTCTCCGGGTGGCCCAGTGGCTGGCGGAGGAGAGCGCGGGACAGTGCGGTCCCTGCTACCTAGGCCTGCCCGCCGCGGCACGCGGCCTGGAGGACATCCTCAACGGCGGCGGACCGGCCGCCCTGGAGGCCGTGAAGCAGGTCGCCAAGGCCGTGAAAAGACGCGGCGCCTGCTCGCATCCCGACGGCTCGGCGATGTTCATCGAGTCGACCATCAAGGCGTTCACGGACGACCTGGCCGCTCACGTCCTCGGCAATGGCTGCGGAAGGCCCGTGGAGGGCGTTCTGCCGCTCTTCGAGGGCGGCCAGCTGCCCACCGGCATCCCCGGCGGCCAGGCGGTCGAGGAGGCCGGCCCCAGCCGCCAGAAGATCTTCGTCGACTGGACACTGTGCCGCGGTCACGGCCTGTGCGCGGACATCCTTCCCGAGGTCTTCGAACTGGGCGCCGACGGCTTCCCCACCGTCGCACAGGCCCAGGTGCCCCGGTACGCGGAGGCGAAGGCGCTGCGGGCCGTACGCCGCTGCCCGGCGCTCGCCCTGCGCATCGAGGAGGACAGCCGCTCCTCCGCCCCGGCCCGCAACAACCTTCCGGTCCTCTCCCAGCGCCGTGGTCGTCGGGCGCTCGGCAGCGGCCGCTGA
- a CDS encoding histidine phosphatase family protein: MLWRHGQTSWNVDRRFQGTTDVELTETGIGQARRAARLLASLKPDVIVASDLQRAANTAAELSTLTSIDVIHDEGLRETYAGVWQGLTHEEIIAQYGDEYAAWKRGEPVRRGGGELETEVADRAAPVVLRHADKLPEDGTLVVVSHGGTIRTTIGRLLGLESRHWESLGGLSNCCWSVLGEGARGWRLLEHNAGTLPEPVLGDDD, encoded by the coding sequence ATCCTGTGGCGGCACGGCCAGACCTCCTGGAACGTGGATCGCCGCTTCCAGGGCACCACGGACGTCGAGCTCACCGAGACGGGCATCGGCCAGGCCCGCCGCGCCGCCCGGCTGCTCGCCTCGCTGAAGCCCGACGTGATCGTCGCCTCGGACCTCCAGCGCGCCGCGAACACGGCCGCCGAACTGTCCACGCTCACCAGCATCGACGTCATCCACGACGAAGGCCTGCGCGAGACCTACGCGGGCGTCTGGCAGGGGCTGACGCACGAGGAGATCATCGCCCAGTACGGCGACGAGTACGCCGCCTGGAAGCGTGGTGAGCCGGTGCGCCGCGGTGGTGGCGAACTGGAGACCGAGGTCGCCGACCGCGCCGCCCCCGTGGTGCTGCGCCACGCCGACAAGCTCCCCGAGGACGGCACCCTCGTGGTCGTCAGCCACGGCGGCACCATCCGCACCACCATCGGGCGCCTGCTCGGCCTGGAGTCCCGGCACTGGGAGAGCCTGGGTGGCCTCTCCAACTGCTGCTGGTCCGTCCTCGGAGAGGGCGCGCGGGGCTGGCGGCTGCTCGAGCACAACGCCGGCACACTGCCGGAGCCGGTGCTCGGCGACGACGACTGA
- the nadD gene encoding nicotinate-nucleotide adenylyltransferase, giving the protein MGGTFDPIHHGHLVAASEVAAQFHLDEVVFVPTGQPWQKSDRKVSPAEDRYLMTVIATAENPQFSVSRIDIDRGGPTYTTDTLRDLRALNPDTDLFFITGADALGQILTWRYAEELFSLAHFIGVTRPGHTLTDPGLPEGGVSLVEVPALAISSTDCRARVAKGDPVWYLVPDGVVRYIDKRELYRGE; this is encoded by the coding sequence ATGGGCGGAACCTTCGACCCGATCCACCACGGGCACCTCGTGGCGGCCAGCGAGGTCGCCGCGCAGTTCCACCTCGACGAGGTGGTGTTCGTGCCGACCGGGCAGCCGTGGCAGAAGTCGGACCGGAAGGTCTCACCTGCCGAGGACCGCTACCTGATGACGGTCATCGCCACCGCCGAGAACCCGCAGTTCTCGGTGAGCCGCATCGACATCGACCGCGGCGGCCCGACCTACACCACGGACACCCTGCGCGATCTGCGCGCCCTCAACCCCGACACCGATCTGTTCTTCATCACCGGTGCCGACGCGCTCGGTCAGATCCTCACCTGGCGGTACGCGGAGGAGCTGTTCTCCCTCGCGCACTTCATCGGAGTCACCCGGCCCGGTCACACCCTGACCGATCCGGGCCTGCCGGAGGGCGGCGTCTCGCTGGTCGAGGTTCCCGCGCTGGCCATCTCCTCCACAGACTGCCGTGCGAGAGTCGCCAAGGGCGACCCCGTCTGGTACCTGGTACCGGACGGTGTGGTGCGCTACATCGACAAGCGCGAGCTGTACCGCGGCGAGTGA
- a CDS encoding MFS transporter, which yields MTTTTPAGPGPAADSSPATSKAPGTDNRPGRLLAVVLTAQFMALLDVFIVNVAVPTIGSELHASGAGMQLVVAGYSIAYAVLLITGARLGDLLGHRRVHLAGLALFTAASLACGLARGTGELIAFRLVQGAGAAVMIPQVLSLIQRHFTGEARARALGAYSAVVATGAAAGQVLGGVLVSADLLGTGWRPVFLVNVPVGLVLLAVGHRVLPRDAPGAVERSRGLDLPGLGLLGAAVSLLTVPLVLGQEEGWPLWSWLSLGAAVVFFTLFRLYESRLARRGGAPLISPRVLRHPGMGLAVFRLLAVMAVNAGFLFALTLHVQGGLGYSALRAGLTFAPTAVVFGLVGLTWRDWPAALQGVLIPVGFAVAAVSVACVGAVLKGGGDGGFWLYVAFAGMGTGLALGFSPTLTRALATVRPEDAADASGLLATVAQLGQLIGVAAFGTLFLNRLESLGAPGAYTSADALLMCTYALAATATSGAVSGLVRRRR from the coding sequence ATGACGACGACAACCCCCGCGGGCCCAGGTCCCGCAGCGGATTCAAGTCCTGCGACCAGTAAAGCCCCCGGCACTGACAATCGCCCCGGACGGCTGCTCGCGGTCGTGCTCACAGCCCAGTTCATGGCACTGCTAGACGTTTTCATCGTGAACGTCGCCGTGCCCACGATCGGTTCCGAACTCCACGCGTCCGGCGCCGGAATGCAGTTGGTGGTCGCCGGATACTCCATCGCGTACGCCGTACTGCTGATCACCGGCGCGCGCCTCGGTGACCTGCTCGGCCACCGCCGCGTCCACCTCGCCGGGCTCGCGCTGTTCACCGCGGCCTCGCTGGCGTGCGGACTCGCCCGGGGAACCGGGGAGTTGATCGCCTTCCGGCTGGTGCAGGGAGCCGGTGCGGCCGTGATGATTCCGCAGGTGCTCAGCCTGATCCAGCGCCACTTCACCGGCGAGGCCCGGGCCCGTGCCCTCGGCGCGTACTCCGCCGTCGTCGCGACGGGAGCCGCGGCCGGACAGGTGCTGGGCGGCGTCCTGGTCAGCGCCGACCTGCTCGGCACCGGCTGGCGGCCGGTGTTCCTGGTCAACGTGCCCGTGGGCCTCGTACTCCTGGCCGTCGGCCACCGCGTCCTGCCCCGGGACGCCCCGGGAGCCGTGGAGCGCTCACGCGGCCTCGACCTGCCGGGCCTCGGCCTGCTCGGCGCCGCCGTGTCGCTGCTCACCGTGCCGCTCGTGCTCGGTCAGGAAGAGGGCTGGCCGCTGTGGTCCTGGCTGTCGCTCGGCGCGGCCGTGGTCTTCTTCACCCTTTTCCGTCTGTACGAGTCCCGGCTCGCCCGGCGGGGTGGAGCGCCGCTGATTTCACCCCGGGTGCTGCGCCACCCCGGCATGGGCCTCGCGGTCTTCCGCCTGCTCGCGGTGATGGCGGTCAATGCGGGTTTCCTGTTCGCTCTGACCCTGCATGTCCAGGGCGGCCTCGGGTACAGCGCGCTGCGCGCCGGACTCACCTTCGCGCCGACCGCGGTGGTCTTCGGCCTGGTCGGTCTGACCTGGCGCGACTGGCCGGCCGCACTGCAAGGTGTCCTGATCCCGGTCGGCTTCGCCGTCGCCGCCGTTTCCGTGGCCTGTGTCGGAGCCGTGCTGAAGGGCGGGGGCGACGGCGGATTCTGGCTGTACGTGGCGTTCGCGGGCATGGGGACCGGTCTCGCGCTGGGCTTCAGCCCCACGCTGACCAGGGCTCTGGCCACGGTGCGGCCCGAGGACGCGGCGGACGCCAGCGGCCTGCTCGCGACGGTCGCGCAGCTCGGTCAGCTGATCGGCGTCGCGGCTTTCGGCACACTCTTCTTGAACCGACTTGAGTCACTTGGGGCTCCGGGGGCGTATACCTCTGCGGACGCGCTCCTCATGTGCACGTATGCGCTGGCCGCGACGGCCACGTCGGGTGCTGTGTCCGGACTGGTACGAAGGCGTCGCTGA
- the rsfS gene encoding ribosome silencing factor encodes MTATDRSIELITTAAQAAADKLAHDIIAYDVSDVLSITDAFLLASAPNDRQVKSIVDEIEERLNKELGVKPVRREGDREARWVLLDYVDIVVHVQHSEERVFYALERLWKDCPELDLPADAKATRGKAAEHAKLQAEEDSVEFGELR; translated from the coding sequence GTGACCGCCACGGACCGCTCCATCGAGCTCATCACCACCGCCGCGCAGGCGGCCGCAGACAAGCTCGCGCACGACATCATCGCTTACGACGTCAGCGACGTTCTCTCGATCACCGACGCCTTCCTGCTGGCGTCCGCCCCCAACGACCGCCAGGTCAAGTCGATCGTCGACGAGATCGAGGAGCGGCTCAACAAGGAGCTCGGCGTCAAGCCGGTGCGCCGCGAGGGCGACCGCGAGGCCCGCTGGGTACTGCTCGACTACGTCGACATCGTGGTGCACGTGCAGCACAGCGAGGAGCGTGTCTTCTACGCTCTGGAGCGGCTGTGGAAGGACTGCCCGGAGCTTGACCTGCCCGCCGACGCCAAGGCCACCCGCGGCAAGGCCGCCGAGCACGCCAAGCTGCAGGCCGAGGAGGACTCCGTCGAATTCGGGGAGCTGCGGTGA
- a CDS encoding M48 family metallopeptidase: protein MSDNGHQQDGHENVPSRQRRRFEGISSRTYEHPADRSALVALRKLSGFDTVFKALSGLLPERSLRLLFLSDSVRVSDAQFAHLNTMLRDACHILDLEKVPPMYVAQDPQPNAMCIGLDEPIIVVTTGLVELLDEEEMRAVVGHEVGHALSGHAVYRTILLFLTNLALRVAWIPLGNIAIMTIVTALREWFRKSELSADRAGLLVGQDLKASMRGLMKLAGGNHLHEMNVDAFLEQAEEYEAGGDLRDSVLKILNTLPRTHPFTTVRAAELKKWAESRDYQRIMDGHYPRRAEDKETSVSDSFRQSAASYATDVKNSKDPLMKLVSDIAGGAGDLGGRVRRGFGGFAGGTPKDQTAPNDQTTPEDRTSPKDQPPRESTPEDDD from the coding sequence ATGTCCGACAACGGCCACCAGCAGGACGGGCACGAGAACGTGCCGAGCAGGCAGCGCAGGCGCTTCGAGGGGATCTCCTCACGCACCTACGAACACCCGGCGGACCGCTCGGCCCTGGTGGCCCTGCGCAAGCTCAGCGGCTTCGACACGGTCTTCAAGGCCCTGAGCGGCCTGCTGCCCGAGCGCAGCCTGCGGCTGCTGTTCCTGTCCGACTCGGTGCGCGTCTCGGACGCCCAGTTCGCGCACCTCAACACGATGCTGCGGGACGCCTGCCACATCCTGGACCTGGAGAAGGTCCCGCCGATGTACGTCGCCCAGGACCCGCAGCCGAACGCGATGTGTATCGGCCTGGACGAGCCGATCATCGTCGTGACGACCGGACTCGTCGAACTGCTGGACGAGGAGGAGATGCGGGCCGTCGTCGGGCACGAGGTCGGCCACGCGCTCTCCGGGCACGCCGTCTACCGCACGATCCTGCTCTTCCTGACCAATCTGGCGCTCCGGGTCGCCTGGATCCCGCTGGGCAACATCGCGATCATGACGATCGTGACCGCGCTGCGCGAGTGGTTCCGCAAGTCGGAACTGTCGGCCGACCGGGCGGGGCTCCTCGTCGGGCAGGACCTGAAGGCTTCGATGCGCGGCCTGATGAAGCTCGCGGGAGGAAATCACCTGCACGAGATGAACGTGGACGCGTTCCTCGAACAGGCCGAGGAGTACGAGGCCGGGGGCGACCTGCGCGACTCCGTGCTCAAGATCCTCAACACCCTCCCCCGCACACACCCCTTCACCACCGTGCGCGCCGCCGAGCTGAAGAAGTGGGCCGAGTCCCGCGACTACCAGCGGATCATGGACGGTCACTATCCGCGGCGCGCCGAGGACAAGGAGACCTCGGTCTCGGACTCCTTCCGGCAGTCGGCGGCGAGCTACGCCACGGACGTCAAGAACTCCAAGGACCCGCTGATGAAGCTGGTCAGCGACATCGCGGGGGGCGCGGGCGACCTCGGCGGGCGGGTGCGGCGCGGGTTCGGAGGCTTCGCCGGCGGCACCCCGAAGGACCAGACCGCCCCGAACGACCAGACCACCCCCGAGGACCGGACCTCGCCGAAGGACCAGCCGCCCCGGGAGAGCACCCCCGAGGACGACGACTGA
- a CDS encoding glutamate-5-semialdehyde dehydrogenase, protein MTTLSPYDSMSPVTQAAYRAKAAAADLAPLPRAEKDDALLAIADALEVRTSEIVAANAKDIARAREAGTSETVIDRLTLTPERVRAIASDVRDVVALPDPVGEVVRGSTLPNGIDLRQVRVPLGVVGIIYEARPNVTVDAAALCLKSGNAVLLRGSSSAFESNTALVRVLRDAVGGAGLPADAIQLVPGEGRESVRELMRARGLVDVLIPRGGASLIRTVVQESTVPVIETGTGNCHVYVDANADLDMAIDILINSKAQRPSVCNSAETLLVHQDIAPEFLPRALDALAAAGVTVHADERVLAYAKDSKATVVEATPEDWETEYLSYDIAAAVVDSLDRAVEHIRLWTSGHTEAIVTTSQQAARRFTQLVDSTTVAVNASTRFTDGGQFGFGAEIGISTQKLHARGPMGLPELTSTKYIVTGDGHIRR, encoded by the coding sequence ATGACCACGCTCTCGCCGTACGACTCGATGTCCCCGGTCACCCAGGCCGCCTACCGCGCCAAGGCCGCCGCCGCCGATCTCGCACCCCTGCCGCGGGCCGAGAAGGACGACGCGCTGCTCGCGATCGCGGACGCGCTGGAAGTCCGTACGAGCGAGATCGTCGCGGCCAACGCCAAGGACATCGCGCGCGCCCGCGAGGCCGGCACCAGCGAGACCGTCATCGACCGGCTCACGCTCACGCCCGAGCGCGTGCGCGCCATCGCCTCGGACGTGCGGGACGTCGTCGCGCTGCCCGACCCGGTCGGCGAGGTCGTACGCGGCTCCACCCTCCCGAACGGCATCGACCTGCGCCAGGTCCGTGTCCCGCTCGGCGTCGTCGGGATCATCTACGAGGCTCGCCCGAACGTCACGGTCGACGCCGCCGCCCTCTGCCTGAAGTCGGGCAACGCCGTCCTGCTGCGCGGCTCCTCCTCGGCCTTCGAGTCGAACACCGCGCTGGTCCGGGTGCTGCGCGACGCCGTGGGCGGCGCCGGGCTGCCCGCCGACGCCATTCAGCTGGTGCCCGGCGAGGGCCGCGAGTCGGTGCGCGAGCTGATGCGTGCCCGCGGTCTGGTCGACGTGCTCATCCCGCGCGGCGGCGCCTCGCTGATCCGCACGGTGGTCCAGGAATCCACCGTCCCCGTCATCGAGACCGGCACGGGCAACTGCCACGTGTACGTCGACGCCAACGCCGACCTCGACATGGCGATCGACATCCTGATCAACTCCAAGGCGCAGCGGCCCAGCGTCTGCAACTCCGCCGAGACGCTCCTCGTGCACCAGGACATCGCCCCCGAGTTCCTGCCGCGCGCCCTGGACGCCCTCGCGGCCGCCGGGGTCACCGTGCACGCCGACGAGCGCGTCCTCGCCTACGCCAAGGACTCCAAGGCCACCGTCGTCGAGGCCACGCCCGAGGACTGGGAGACCGAGTACCTCTCGTACGACATCGCCGCCGCCGTCGTCGACTCGCTCGACCGGGCCGTCGAACACATCCGGCTGTGGACCTCCGGCCACACCGAGGCCATCGTCACCACCTCGCAGCAGGCCGCCCGCCGCTTCACCCAGTTGGTGGACTCCACCACGGTCGCCGTGAACGCCTCGACCCGCTTCACCGACGGCGGCCAGTTCGGCTTCGGCGCCGAGATCGGCATCTCCACGCAGAAGCTGCACGCGCGGGGGCCGATGGGGCTGCCGGAGCTGACGAGCACCAAGTACATCGTCACGGGCGACGGACACATCCGACGCTGA
- a CDS encoding glycosyltransferase 87 family protein, whose translation MTVIALPRVRHRAPVALGACLLSFAAFWWAQRAAHVSMIDLMVYRAEGETVRAGGDLYALRTTEAHLPTTYPPFAALLFTPLTLLDTSTMRTLATAGNLALLVVFVALSLRLVDHARVEGVWWASAAAVWCEPVWTTVRYGQINLLLGVLVLWDLTRRPGHRWAGVGIGLAAAIKLTPALFAVFLLVTGVVAYARRGPGGPWLRHVRGSAVAFAGATLLAACTLPYDSWSFWSRMVFETGRVGLVEDTANQSLRGALARLLHTTQPGLWWVATAAVAGSLGLGVAVTAELRERRAWAVAACAVTALLISPVSWSHHWVWCVPMVLILGTRGRAAAVGAAQVAAARTALVTAAGTSLVFCSYALWWVPHGPGRLELRQTGAQLTLSALYEGAGLVFLTLIGVRLWRTNRTV comes from the coding sequence GTGACCGTGATCGCGCTCCCCCGTGTCCGCCACCGTGCGCCTGTCGCCCTGGGGGCGTGCCTGTTGTCCTTCGCCGCCTTCTGGTGGGCACAGCGGGCCGCGCACGTGTCGATGATCGACCTGATGGTGTACCGGGCGGAGGGCGAGACCGTCCGCGCGGGCGGCGACCTCTACGCGCTGCGTACGACCGAGGCCCATCTGCCGACCACCTACCCGCCGTTCGCGGCGTTGCTGTTCACGCCGCTGACGCTGCTGGACACGTCGACCATGCGGACTCTGGCGACGGCCGGAAATCTGGCCCTTCTTGTGGTGTTCGTGGCCCTGTCGCTACGGCTCGTCGACCACGCGCGCGTGGAGGGGGTCTGGTGGGCGTCCGCGGCGGCCGTGTGGTGCGAGCCGGTGTGGACGACCGTGCGCTACGGGCAGATCAATCTGCTGCTCGGCGTGTTGGTGCTGTGGGACCTGACGCGGCGGCCCGGGCACCGGTGGGCCGGAGTGGGTATCGGGCTCGCGGCGGCGATCAAGCTGACACCGGCGCTCTTCGCGGTGTTCCTGCTGGTCACCGGCGTCGTGGCATACGCACGGCGGGGCCCCGGAGGCCCCTGGTTGCGGCACGTGCGCGGGTCGGCCGTCGCGTTCGCCGGGGCAACCCTGCTGGCGGCCTGCACCCTGCCCTACGACTCATGGAGCTTCTGGAGCCGCATGGTCTTCGAAACGGGTCGGGTCGGGCTCGTGGAGGACACCGCGAACCAGTCACTGCGCGGGGCACTGGCCCGGCTGCTGCACACCACTCAGCCGGGCCTCTGGTGGGTCGCCACGGCGGCCGTGGCGGGCTCCCTGGGCCTCGGGGTCGCCGTGACGGCGGAGCTGCGCGAGCGGCGCGCCTGGGCGGTGGCCGCCTGCGCGGTCACGGCGCTGCTGATCAGCCCGGTGTCGTGGTCGCACCACTGGGTGTGGTGCGTGCCGATGGTGCTGATCCTGGGCACGCGCGGCCGGGCGGCCGCCGTCGGCGCAGCACAGGTGGCCGCCGCCCGTACGGCACTGGTGACCGCCGCCGGTACGTCGCTGGTCTTCTGCTCGTACGCGCTGTGGTGGGTGCCACATGGCCCGGGACGGCTCGAACTGCGTCAGACGGGCGCCCAGTTGACGTTGTCGGCCCTCTACGAAGGAGCCGGTCTCGTCTTCCTGACCCTGATCGGGGTCAGGCTGTGGCGAACGAATAGAACCGTTTGA
- a CDS encoding LytR C-terminal domain-containing protein — MNDRYDGYAGGDQYELVGYDEFGQPVYRQVPPQGSQQGYDPYAQQQQPQQHQGYGYDPYATGAGGYDTGQQQPVSSYDTGQQTAVPAYDPYDPYGAGTSGTTGATPSYDPYGQTVHTGQAGQAGRTGRGGQTERAGQAGQSRSGTGAAGTSTGQQPRVAEQTAYIPQQARRAEENEPRADRDYRTEQFAFVEEQEAEPEDVIDWLNFTENRTERREEAKRRARSRVVALVVVLALVVVGGVGYLWYAGKLPGTSSGGKSAATTATGAQNRDVIVVHLHNTKGGGTSTALLVDNTTTKQGTTVLLPNSLALTDDSGSTTTLAKSVGDDGSSGTRDAIDTVLGTNIQGTWRLDTPYLNNLVDLVGNIDLTTNADVPDPDAKKKGEAPLVKKGENQTLSGKMAVAYATYRASGEAQNAQLERFGQVMQGVLRKLSSDKQAATTTVQTLAQILDPSLTDQDLGAFLAKLADLAKGGDYKTALLPVQQDGTLSESATNSVVKDVLGGTAKSPDAGAAVRVGIKNATGNKDATEKARVVLVNGGYTFLDSGTAATAQSVTQITYTDAARKNDAIEVAKTLGLPTSTVKKGSGSSNADVSVVLGQDYKVTTSTG; from the coding sequence GTGAACGACCGATACGACGGATACGCGGGCGGCGACCAGTATGAGCTCGTCGGCTACGACGAGTTCGGGCAGCCTGTGTACCGACAGGTGCCCCCCCAGGGGTCCCAACAGGGCTACGACCCGTACGCGCAGCAGCAGCAGCCCCAACAGCACCAGGGCTACGGCTACGACCCGTACGCGACCGGCGCGGGGGGCTACGACACCGGTCAGCAGCAGCCCGTGTCCTCGTACGACACCGGTCAGCAGACCGCGGTCCCCGCCTACGACCCCTACGACCCGTACGGAGCCGGTACGTCCGGTACCACCGGGGCGACGCCGTCGTACGACCCCTACGGGCAGACGGTGCACACGGGGCAGGCTGGTCAGGCCGGGCGGACGGGGCGGGGCGGGCAGACGGAGCGGGCCGGGCAGGCGGGTCAGTCCCGGAGCGGGACCGGCGCCGCGGGCACGAGCACTGGGCAGCAGCCCCGGGTCGCCGAGCAGACCGCGTACATCCCGCAGCAGGCGCGCCGCGCGGAGGAGAACGAGCCGCGGGCCGACCGGGACTACCGCACCGAGCAGTTCGCCTTCGTCGAAGAGCAGGAAGCCGAGCCCGAAGACGTCATCGACTGGCTCAACTTCACCGAGAACCGTACCGAGCGCCGCGAGGAGGCCAAGCGCCGCGCCCGCAGCAGGGTCGTCGCCCTGGTCGTGGTGCTCGCCCTGGTCGTGGTCGGCGGCGTCGGCTACCTCTGGTACGCGGGGAAGCTGCCCGGCACCTCCTCGGGCGGCAAGTCCGCCGCGACGACGGCCACGGGTGCCCAGAACCGTGACGTGATCGTCGTCCACCTGCACAACACGAAGGGCGGCGGCACCTCCACGGCCCTGCTCGTCGACAACACCACCACCAAGCAGGGCACCACCGTCCTGCTGCCCAACTCCCTTGCTCTGACGGACGACAGCGGCTCGACGACCACGCTCGCCAAGTCCGTCGGCGACGACGGCTCCTCCGGGACCCGGGACGCGATCGACACGGTGCTCGGGACCAACATCCAGGGCACCTGGCGCCTCGACACCCCCTACCTCAACAACCTCGTCGACCTCGTCGGCAACATCGACCTGACCACCAACGCCGATGTGCCGGACCCCGATGCGAAGAAGAAGGGCGAGGCGCCCCTCGTGAAGAAGGGCGAGAACCAGACGCTCAGCGGCAAGATGGCCGTCGCCTACGCCACCTACCGGGCCTCCGGTGAAGCCCAGAACGCTCAGTTGGAGCGTTTCGGACAGGTCATGCAGGGCGTGCTGCGCAAGCTGTCCTCGGACAAGCAGGCCGCGACCACCACCGTGCAGACCCTGGCGCAGATCCTCGACCCCTCCCTGACCGACCAGGACCTCGGCGCCTTCCTCGCCAAGCTCGCCGACCTCGCCAAGGGCGGCGACTACAAAACGGCGCTGCTGCCCGTGCAGCAGGACGGCACCCTGAGCGAGAGCGCCACCAACAGCGTGGTCAAGGACGTCCTCGGCGGCACCGCCAAGAGTCCCGACGCCGGCGCCGCCGTCCGTGTCGGCATCAAGAACGCCACCGGGAACAAGGACGCCACCGAGAAGGCCCGCGTCGTCCTGGTCAACGGCGGCTACACCTTCCTGGACTCAGGCACCGCCGCCACCGCCCAGAGCGTGACCCAGATCACGTACACCGATGCCGCCAGGAAGAACGACGCCATCGAGGTCGCGAAGACCCTCGGTCTGCCCACCAGCACCGTGAAGAAGGGCAGTGGCTCGTCCAACGCGGACGTCTCGGTGGTCCTCGGCCAGGACTACAAGGTGACCACTTCCACCGGGTGA